One window of Atribacter laminatus genomic DNA carries:
- a CDS encoding M24 family metallopeptidase: MIREIPETEFHQRIKRIQKKLVEKDFDAYLVHSNEADHASVRYLSDHWPIFETAGVIVPKEGDPILLIGPEAEPFAVQRSKVKKIRKLLAYRESAEPDYPDIQVSTFKDVFDEISGGKEIKRLALGDYAILPMPVFEGVKEALGPKGEIIRAEWIISDMRAVKSENEVAMMKEAHRISELALEDLLKEMKIGMTEKEAMGILYHAMYKHGAECEAFPNYIFGGKQTQNAIARATYKKLESGQMIQLCVGARYGGYASSVGRPVVFGKMSSEMKKQVQFGLDAHLITYEWIKEGVIAKDVAEKYYQYFEKHGYAQYYLYGPCHGAGIIEVEKPWMEKTSNYPLKENMTFMADTFFTTPDYGFRWEDGFRVTKDGCEAFSSARSEIIEL; this comes from the coding sequence ATGATAAGAGAAATACCAGAAACCGAATTTCATCAAAGGATCAAACGAATTCAGAAAAAATTAGTTGAAAAAGATTTTGACGCTTATTTAGTTCATTCCAATGAAGCAGATCATGCGAGTGTTCGATACCTAAGTGATCATTGGCCAATTTTTGAAACGGCTGGAGTGATCGTTCCCAAAGAAGGAGACCCAATCTTATTGATTGGACCAGAAGCTGAGCCTTTTGCCGTTCAAAGGAGTAAGGTTAAGAAAATTCGAAAATTGCTTGCTTATCGTGAATCGGCTGAACCTGATTATCCAGATATCCAAGTATCAACTTTTAAGGACGTATTTGATGAAATATCAGGAGGGAAAGAAATTAAACGTTTGGCATTAGGAGATTACGCCATTCTTCCTATGCCAGTATTTGAAGGAGTAAAAGAGGCATTAGGGCCAAAAGGAGAGATAATACGAGCTGAATGGATCATTTCCGATATGCGAGCGGTTAAATCAGAAAATGAGGTTGCCATGATGAAAGAGGCGCACCGAATTAGTGAATTAGCTCTCGAGGACCTTTTGAAAGAAATGAAAATTGGAATGACCGAGAAAGAAGCGATGGGTATTCTTTATCATGCCATGTATAAGCATGGCGCTGAATGTGAAGCCTTTCCTAATTATATTTTTGGGGGCAAACAGACACAAAATGCTATTGCTCGGGCAACTTATAAAAAACTTGAGTCAGGTCAGATGATTCAGCTTTGTGTTGGAGCTCGATACGGTGGATATGCTTCTTCCGTTGGTCGCCCAGTTGTTTTTGGAAAAATGTCTTCAGAAATGAAAAAACAAGTGCAATTTGGACTGGATGCTCATTTAATTACCTATGAATGGATTAAAGAAGGCGTCATCGCGAAGGATGTTGCTGAGAAATATTATCAGTATTTTGAGAAACATGGCTATGCTCAGTACTATCTATATGGACCATGCCATGGTGCTGGTATTATAGAAGTTGAAAAACCCTGGATGGAAAAAACCTCAAATTATCCTTTGAAAGAGAATATGACTTTTATGGCAGATACCTTCTTCACCACCCCAGATTATGGCTTTCGTTGGGAAGATGGTTTTCGAGTAACCAAAGATGGATGTGAGGCGTTTTCTTCTGCTCGGAGCGAGATAATTGAGTTATAA
- a CDS encoding Glu/Leu/Phe/Val family dehydrogenase, whose protein sequence is MPKEIYDSYENMLFNLDSAAKKLGLDYDDYLSLRYPERELVVSIPVVMDNNHVEVFTGYRVQYSSSRGPCKGGLRYSNDVDINIVKTLAALMTWKSAVVNIPFGGAKGAIRCDPSHLSREELKRITRRYTAMILPLIGPEKDIPAPDINTNDEVMGWIMDTYSMFKGYSVPGVVTGKPLEIGGTLGRQGATGRGVVYIINDIAPLIGFSLVGAKVAIQGFGKVGSILAQLLAHQGSKIIAVCDISGGIYRESGLDIDDLIKYVNNNPSKTIKGYKSPGVTEFPKEEIFYFPVDLFIPAAKENQITASIAKKLNTKIIAEAANGPTLVEADEILESRKIIVIPDILVSAGGLVVSYFEWVQNIQSLMWDESEVNELLMRIMKRAFNEVWAVHQQREVNLRMAAYMLAIDRVVKAKKIRGVFP, encoded by the coding sequence ATGCCAAAGGAAATTTATGATTCTTATGAAAACATGCTTTTTAATCTCGATAGTGCAGCGAAAAAACTGGGTTTGGATTATGATGACTATCTTTCACTTCGATATCCAGAAAGGGAGTTAGTCGTTTCTATACCAGTTGTGATGGATAATAATCACGTTGAAGTATTTACTGGATATCGAGTTCAATATTCGAGTAGCCGAGGACCATGTAAGGGTGGGCTGAGATATTCAAATGATGTGGATATTAATATTGTAAAAACCTTAGCAGCTTTAATGACCTGGAAAAGCGCCGTAGTAAACATCCCATTCGGAGGCGCGAAAGGTGCTATTCGTTGTGACCCATCACATTTGTCAAGAGAAGAGTTAAAACGTATTACACGTCGTTACACAGCGATGATCCTTCCGCTTATTGGTCCAGAAAAAGATATTCCGGCTCCTGACATTAATACCAACGATGAAGTTATGGGATGGATTATGGATACCTATAGTATGTTTAAAGGGTATTCAGTCCCTGGGGTTGTTACCGGAAAACCTTTGGAAATTGGAGGTACCTTAGGAAGGCAAGGAGCGACTGGACGAGGAGTAGTTTATATAATTAATGATATAGCGCCTTTGATAGGATTTTCGCTGGTTGGTGCCAAAGTGGCCATACAAGGTTTTGGGAAAGTTGGAAGTATTTTAGCCCAGCTTCTCGCCCATCAAGGATCTAAGATTATAGCTGTATGTGATATAAGTGGTGGCATATATCGAGAATCTGGTTTGGATATTGATGACCTTATTAAATATGTAAACAACAACCCCAGTAAAACAATCAAGGGGTATAAATCTCCAGGTGTAACAGAGTTTCCCAAAGAGGAAATTTTCTACTTCCCGGTTGACCTTTTTATACCAGCTGCTAAAGAAAACCAAATCACTGCTTCTATAGCAAAAAAGTTAAATACTAAAATAATCGCTGAAGCTGCTAACGGGCCAACTTTGGTTGAAGCTGATGAAATATTAGAATCCCGAAAAATTATTGTTATTCCGGATATTCTGGTAAGCGCTGGTGGCTTGGTGGTTTCTTACTTTGAGTGGGTACAAAATATACAATCACTGATGTGGGATGAGAGCGAAGTCAACGAATTGCTAATGAGAATAATGAAAAGAGCTTTTAACGAGGTGTGGGCAGTTCACCAGCAAAGAGAGGTGAATTTGAGGATGGCAGCGTATATGTTGGCAATTGACCGCGTAGTAAAAGCTAAAAAAATTAGGGGTGTATTTCCATAG
- a CDS encoding ROK family transcriptional regulator — protein MKNPPKLELIYRIIKENGPLSRNDLSKATSIGILTVAKFIERLILEGKVVESGWDKKTGGRPARLISINPDFGKALGIELGGSYINWVISNCVGDIFQRGTIKVQKNEPIKKNLEDQIKKILNDDENIKSIGIASTGIVETVTGTSLCSPQRDDLNDFPVKKHLEEKFNLPVYLDDVCRTVAYVEQNQGVARSIKNFLYFYLDVGIGLSIVLDGKIYRGPFGISGEIGHFIIDENGPSCGCGNRGCLEVFTSTAAIVRNARKFIENGVQSSLHNQEINIENIINEARRGDKLSYRLITESGERIGAVAAQVINFTGIPLIIFGGRLKHANQLLTEPIQHIIKKNSLSVLSQKLEMKISSLDEWAGALGASMLSLLEIIQ, from the coding sequence ATGAAAAATCCTCCAAAATTAGAGTTGATTTATCGAATAATAAAAGAAAATGGGCCTCTTTCCAGGAATGATTTATCGAAAGCAACCAGTATTGGAATCCTCACCGTTGCAAAGTTTATTGAAAGGTTAATTTTAGAAGGTAAAGTGGTTGAAAGTGGCTGGGATAAGAAGACCGGTGGGAGACCGGCACGATTAATCAGTATTAATCCCGATTTTGGCAAGGCATTAGGAATCGAACTGGGAGGTTCCTATATTAACTGGGTTATTTCCAATTGTGTTGGGGATATATTTCAAAGAGGAACGATAAAAGTTCAAAAAAACGAACCAATTAAGAAAAATCTGGAAGATCAAATAAAAAAGATTCTAAATGATGACGAGAATATAAAATCAATTGGTATTGCCAGTACTGGTATAGTGGAAACCGTAACTGGCACATCACTTTGTTCTCCCCAACGGGATGATTTAAATGATTTTCCAGTAAAAAAGCATCTTGAAGAAAAATTCAATCTTCCAGTTTATTTAGATGATGTGTGTAGAACTGTTGCTTATGTTGAGCAAAATCAAGGAGTAGCAAGAAGTATTAAGAATTTTTTATATTTTTATCTTGATGTTGGAATTGGTCTATCAATAGTTTTAGATGGCAAAATATATCGAGGCCCTTTTGGCATTTCCGGAGAAATTGGACACTTTATCATAGATGAAAATGGCCCATCTTGTGGTTGTGGAAATCGCGGATGTTTAGAAGTGTTTACATCGACAGCAGCAATTGTCCGTAATGCCAGAAAATTTATTGAAAATGGTGTGCAATCGAGCTTGCATAATCAAGAAATAAACATCGAGAATATCATTAATGAAGCCAGAAGAGGAGATAAATTGAGTTATCGTTTGATAACTGAATCGGGGGAACGTATCGGAGCAGTGGCTGCGCAGGTAATCAATTTTACTGGAATCCCTTTGATTATTTTTGGAGGTCGTTTAAAACACGCCAACCAATTATTAACTGAACCAATCCAACATATAATTAAAAAGAATTCTTTGTCAGTATTAAGTCAAAAATTAGAAATGAAAATTTCTTCTTTGGACGAGTGGGCAGGGGCGCTTGGCGCCTCAATGCTATCCTTATTGGAAATTATTCAATAG
- a CDS encoding DegT/DnrJ/EryC1/StrS family aminotransferase: protein MTVKPTFGGPGSYVIGEEEKKEVMDVLESGYLFRYGSEDDPNFKKKVFTLEQEFSQLIGVKHAVAVNSGTSALLTCLAALGIGPGDEVIVPGYTFIASISSIIVSRAIPILAEIDESLTLDPGDVEKKITNKTKAIMPVHMLGNPCQMDAIMDIAQRHGLLVIEDCAQAAGASFQGKRVGSIGEIAAFSLNVFKTITAGDGGIVVTDNDDYYERAFGFHDQGHKPMRAGVEVGKRSIVGLDLRMNELTGAFALAQVRKVDTILNTLREKKSKLKTALAKIPNINFRTINDQNGECATLLTLLFKGKATADAFGERAGTKTIAHSGWHVYNNMEQILQKKTSTLYPCPYECPAYGKDIQYYAHMLPQTDDILDRAINISVGVVDKGLGSGFGININSSDEEIHAVVEKVEKIMKNIT, encoded by the coding sequence ATGACTGTCAAACCGACTTTTGGAGGACCGGGTTCATATGTAATCGGTGAAGAAGAGAAGAAAGAAGTGATGGATGTTCTAGAGTCGGGGTATCTTTTTCGTTATGGCTCAGAGGACGACCCCAATTTTAAAAAGAAAGTATTTACTCTAGAGCAAGAATTTTCTCAGTTGATCGGAGTCAAGCATGCAGTTGCGGTGAATAGTGGAACCAGTGCATTGCTTACCTGTTTGGCTGCTCTTGGCATTGGACCTGGTGATGAGGTTATCGTTCCCGGATATACCTTCATTGCTTCTATCTCAAGTATTATTGTATCCCGAGCTATTCCAATTCTCGCCGAAATCGACGAATCACTGACTCTTGATCCTGGTGATGTAGAAAAAAAGATTACCAACAAGACGAAAGCCATCATGCCAGTGCATATGCTGGGAAATCCTTGCCAGATGGATGCTATCATGGATATCGCCCAACGGCATGGGTTATTGGTCATTGAAGACTGTGCTCAAGCTGCCGGGGCATCCTTCCAAGGGAAGAGAGTTGGGAGCATTGGAGAAATTGCTGCTTTCTCGTTGAATGTGTTTAAAACTATCACTGCCGGTGATGGTGGTATTGTAGTGACGGATAACGATGACTATTACGAACGGGCTTTTGGTTTTCACGACCAGGGTCACAAACCCATGCGGGCTGGTGTCGAGGTTGGAAAAAGAAGCATTGTTGGTTTGGATCTTCGCATGAATGAATTGACCGGAGCATTTGCTTTAGCCCAGGTGCGAAAAGTAGATACAATTCTTAACACACTTCGTGAAAAGAAAAGTAAGCTCAAAACAGCATTAGCCAAGATTCCGAATATCAACTTTAGAACCATCAACGACCAAAATGGAGAATGTGCCACTTTGCTTACTTTACTTTTTAAAGGTAAAGCCACAGCTGACGCCTTTGGTGAAAGAGCTGGAACTAAGACAATAGCTCATTCTGGATGGCATGTTTATAACAATATGGAACAAATTTTACAAAAGAAAACTTCAACCCTCTATCCCTGTCCTTATGAATGCCCGGCTTACGGAAAAGATATTCAATATTATGCTCATATGCTTCCTCAGACCGATGATATCCTTGATCGAGCAATCAATATCAGTGTCGGTGTTGTTGATAAAGGTTTAGGTTCAGGCTTTGGAATCAACATTAATTCCAGTGACGAAGAAATTCATGCAGTAGTGGAGAAAGTTGAAAAAATTATGAAAAACATTACCTAG
- a CDS encoding ABC transporter permease, translated as MSQEKKSTLGWFMFLFENYGLLLGFIFLCLFLSIASPYFLTVENVLNVGRQISITAIVAFGMTFVITAAQIDLSVGSVIALTGVTAAAFLRQENYPLGLWVIAIFAIGLIIGLMHGFFVAKQKIPAFLLTLATMGILRGIGFIYTQGRPIYIKSEGFRALGRGFIGPIPTPIILMLVIWIICYFIFTQTKFGKYVSVVGENQEVARISGINVDKILIYVFILQGILAAIGGAIMASRLGTGSPQVGQGEELDVVSAVILGGTNLYGGEGRMFGTLLGAMIIGTLLNGMTLLNVSPYVQMVIRGLVILGAVWMNMYRYRVKR; from the coding sequence ATGAGTCAGGAAAAAAAATCAACTTTGGGCTGGTTTATGTTTCTTTTTGAAAACTATGGTTTATTGCTTGGATTTATTTTTTTATGCTTGTTTTTATCGATTGCCTCTCCTTATTTTCTTACTGTGGAAAACGTATTAAATGTTGGGAGACAGATATCTATAACTGCCATAGTAGCTTTTGGCATGACATTTGTAATAACGGCTGCTCAAATTGATTTGAGTGTAGGCTCAGTGATAGCTTTAACCGGAGTAACTGCTGCTGCTTTTCTCCGTCAAGAAAATTATCCACTAGGTTTATGGGTGATTGCCATTTTTGCTATAGGGCTAATAATTGGGCTTATGCATGGTTTTTTCGTTGCCAAGCAAAAAATACCAGCTTTTCTGCTTACTTTAGCAACAATGGGCATCCTTCGCGGAATTGGTTTTATTTATACTCAAGGAAGACCGATTTATATAAAATCTGAAGGCTTTCGTGCTTTAGGCCGAGGATTTATTGGTCCTATTCCTACGCCTATCATTTTGATGCTGGTTATTTGGATAATATGTTATTTTATTTTTACACAAACGAAATTTGGCAAATATGTATCAGTTGTTGGTGAAAACCAAGAAGTAGCCCGAATATCAGGGATTAATGTCGATAAAATATTAATCTATGTTTTTATCCTTCAGGGAATTCTCGCGGCAATAGGTGGAGCCATTATGGCTTCTCGCCTTGGTACCGGATCTCCTCAGGTTGGCCAGGGTGAAGAATTAGATGTCGTTTCGGCAGTTATCCTTGGTGGTACCAATTTATACGGTGGAGAAGGTAGGATGTTTGGAACTTTATTAGGAGCTATGATTATAGGCACACTCCTTAATGGAATGACTTTACTGAATGTATCTCCTTATGTTCAGATGGTTATCCGTGGTTTGGTTATTTTAGGAGCAGTTTGGATGAATATGTACCGTTATCGGGTAAAGCGTTAA
- a CDS encoding AAA family ATPase, with the protein MAIVLRPRQQNNQTISIGFSGAAGVGKTTLVKGLFNYYKKQGLIVDVINEVARDIFSIYSQTHGVRTLEEMRLIPELYLMFQNDVLEIQITREMRIREKSPELMLLDRTVYDNYLYTLLYCRRSDHSELFDRVTKRVYEYLISQPYQHIVYLLPHGTKSYDEFRASEDLNNQEVQDIVLRLLTSFSFDCIKWVTTNSLEERFGYLVFLIDSWLKKKNLLPV; encoded by the coding sequence ATGGCCATTGTTTTACGTCCTCGCCAGCAAAATAACCAAACAATTTCAATTGGGTTCAGTGGGGCAGCGGGAGTAGGAAAAACAACATTAGTGAAAGGACTTTTTAATTATTACAAAAAACAAGGCTTGATAGTCGATGTAATCAATGAAGTTGCACGCGATATATTCTCTATTTATAGTCAAACCCATGGCGTGAGAACTCTTGAAGAAATGCGATTGATTCCAGAACTATATCTCATGTTTCAAAATGATGTTTTGGAAATTCAGATTACTCGAGAAATGAGAATTAGAGAAAAATCACCTGAGCTTATGTTATTAGATCGAACCGTTTATGATAATTATCTTTATACTCTTTTGTATTGTCGAAGAAGTGACCATTCAGAGTTGTTTGATAGAGTGACGAAAAGGGTTTATGAGTATCTCATTTCACAGCCTTATCAACATATTGTTTATCTTTTACCACATGGAACCAAGAGTTATGATGAATTTCGTGCCAGTGAAGATTTGAACAACCAAGAGGTTCAGGATATAGTTTTAAGGTTGTTAACCAGTTTTTCATTTGATTGTATTAAATGGGTTACGACGAATTCTCTTGAAGAAAGATTTGGTTATTTGGTTTTCCTTATTGATAGCTGGTTGAAAAAGAAAAATTTATTACCGGTGTAA
- the aroE gene encoding shikimate dehydrogenase — translation MNLSKPNYKAELVGVFGHPVEENPTIIMQEAAFRTLNLNWRYLTIEVYPDDLKDAIQGLRAFNMQGINLTIPHKVEVLKYLDEVTPDAQLMGAVNTVYREGKRLIGTNTDGKGFLTSLIHDAKVDPRGKNVVILGAGGAARAISVELALAGTNKITIINRSPSRGEELANLLRAKTKVESYYVPWNGTYRIPPETDILVNTTSIGLFPYTEQKPDISYDSILKGSIVCDVIPNPPQTQFLKEAQSQGAKTLDGLGMLVYQGAIGFKLWTGKDAPISIMKQALKKEFGVE, via the coding sequence ATGAACTTATCAAAACCAAATTACAAAGCTGAATTAGTGGGAGTATTCGGTCATCCGGTTGAAGAAAATCCAACTATCATCATGCAAGAAGCGGCGTTTCGTACTTTAAATCTCAACTGGAGATATCTTACCATTGAAGTTTATCCCGATGATTTAAAGGATGCCATCCAAGGCTTACGAGCATTCAATATGCAGGGAATTAACCTTACCATACCTCATAAAGTTGAAGTATTAAAATATTTAGATGAAGTCACTCCCGACGCCCAATTGATGGGTGCAGTAAATACCGTTTATCGAGAAGGAAAGCGATTGATTGGAACCAATACTGATGGGAAGGGATTCCTAACTTCGCTCATTCATGATGCCAAAGTCGATCCCAGAGGGAAAAATGTAGTGATCTTGGGCGCTGGTGGAGCAGCTCGAGCAATCAGTGTTGAGCTCGCTCTAGCTGGTACAAACAAAATAACAATAATAAACCGTTCCCCATCAAGAGGAGAAGAATTAGCAAACCTTCTTCGCGCAAAAACAAAAGTGGAATCCTACTATGTACCATGGAATGGTACCTACCGGATCCCACCCGAAACTGATATCTTAGTCAATACAACTTCAATCGGCCTTTTCCCCTATACCGAACAAAAACCAGATATTTCCTATGATTCTATTCTTAAAGGCTCAATTGTTTGTGATGTCATCCCCAACCCTCCTCAAACCCAATTTCTAAAAGAAGCTCAGTCGCAGGGAGCAAAAACTCTTGATGGTTTAGGAATGCTTGTGTATCAAGGAGCCATTGGTTTCAAACTTTGGACGGGCAAAGATGCACCGATTAGCATTATGAAACAAGCCCTTAAAAAAGAATTCGGAGTCGAATAA
- a CDS encoding sugar ABC transporter substrate-binding protein, giving the protein MKHKLSTLIFVLVVMSLVLSLTFSAVSQEKQIVLGTSIITYEHPFYIDVVNGMKKAAEEAGVEMLLDDPKTKLDAQVKALETYITRGVDAIVLFGVDPEGVVPVVEEAVAKGIPVITADMELVTDKVVTFIGSDNYQIGTEVGEWTKNYIEKEMDGKAKIGVLWWAVSVAQQQRTQGFLDQVTQLPGVEIVAQQNVEEGLRENAMTVAENIMTANKDIDFLFGGNQTCTMGAVSAVEAAGANIKVVGVDIDTEMVQAIRDGKLFATVAQQPIVLGSTAIETALNKLKGEEIPKRITIPVLLVSQENLEEATQALEILDY; this is encoded by the coding sequence ATGAAGCACAAACTTTCAACATTAATATTTGTTTTGGTTGTAATGAGTTTGGTTTTAAGTTTAACTTTTAGCGCAGTTTCGCAGGAGAAACAAATCGTTCTTGGAACATCAATCATTACTTATGAACACCCCTTCTACATTGATGTTGTAAACGGCATGAAGAAAGCTGCGGAAGAAGCTGGTGTCGAAATGTTGTTGGATGATCCCAAAACCAAACTCGATGCCCAAGTAAAGGCTTTGGAAACCTATATTACCCGAGGAGTAGATGCAATTGTTCTTTTTGGAGTTGACCCGGAAGGCGTAGTCCCGGTTGTTGAAGAAGCAGTTGCCAAGGGAATACCGGTTATCACTGCTGATATGGAGTTAGTGACTGATAAAGTTGTTACTTTTATAGGTTCCGATAATTATCAAATTGGGACTGAAGTAGGCGAATGGACAAAAAATTATATTGAAAAAGAAATGGACGGAAAAGCCAAGATTGGTGTGCTTTGGTGGGCAGTATCGGTTGCTCAACAACAACGTACCCAAGGTTTTCTTGATCAAGTCACTCAGTTGCCGGGTGTTGAAATCGTTGCTCAACAAAACGTTGAAGAAGGACTTCGCGAAAACGCCATGACAGTTGCAGAAAATATCATGACAGCGAATAAAGATATTGATTTTCTTTTTGGCGGAAATCAGACCTGTACTATGGGAGCCGTCTCGGCGGTGGAAGCGGCTGGTGCGAATATAAAAGTAGTTGGTGTAGACATCGATACCGAAATGGTTCAGGCAATTAGAGATGGGAAATTATTTGCTACTGTTGCCCAACAACCAATTGTTTTAGGATCGACTGCCATTGAAACAGCTTTAAATAAATTAAAAGGCGAAGAAATCCCAAAAAGAATAACAATTCCAGTTCTTTTAGTTTCTCAGGAAAATTTGGAAGAAGCTACTCAAGCATTAGAAATTCTTGACTATTAG
- a CDS encoding Gfo/Idh/MocA family protein: MKRIKTGIIGTGFVGTVHIDALRRLGFVDVVAVAEANEELAQKKASDFFIPRAYGNYQDLINDPDVQVVHNCTPNHLHLEINTAIIQAGKHIFSEKPLGMNRFESSKMLELAEKRQLVHGVNFNYRMYPLVQDMKHRIQKGELGKVNLIHGSYLQDWLFYETDYNWRIEPKYGGATRAIGDIGSHWCDLAQTLTGLKITEVFANLSTVIPVRKKSKIVETFSENREPTDYEEIPIHSEDWGAVLIRLENGASGVFYVSQISAGRKCYLNIEIDGSNQSFYWNQEEGDRMWIGYRNQPNTYFMRDPNQLDPKCRGYVLAPGGHPEGWLDSLKNSLLAYYRAVLDAKNSINKKPDYATFQDGYDISCIVDAIVESHQKGKWVKIAR; encoded by the coding sequence ATGAAAAGAATAAAAACTGGGATTATTGGTACTGGTTTTGTTGGAACAGTACACATTGATGCTTTAAGGCGCTTGGGTTTTGTCGATGTAGTTGCGGTTGCCGAAGCGAATGAGGAATTAGCTCAAAAAAAAGCTAGTGATTTTTTTATCCCTCGCGCCTATGGGAATTACCAGGACCTCATCAATGATCCGGATGTTCAAGTTGTTCATAACTGCACACCTAATCATCTTCATCTGGAAATCAATACTGCTATTATTCAGGCTGGAAAACACATCTTCTCCGAAAAACCTTTAGGTATGAATCGTTTTGAATCAAGTAAAATGTTGGAATTAGCTGAAAAGCGCCAACTCGTGCACGGGGTTAATTTTAACTATAGAATGTATCCTTTGGTGCAAGACATGAAACACCGGATTCAGAAGGGAGAGTTGGGAAAAGTCAATTTAATTCATGGATCTTATCTACAAGATTGGCTTTTTTATGAAACCGATTACAACTGGCGCATAGAACCAAAGTATGGTGGAGCAACTCGAGCAATTGGAGATATCGGTTCCCATTGGTGTGATCTTGCTCAAACGCTTACCGGGCTCAAAATTACCGAGGTATTTGCCAACTTATCAACTGTGATACCGGTAAGGAAAAAATCAAAAATTGTTGAGACTTTTAGCGAAAATCGTGAACCTACCGATTACGAAGAAATACCGATACATTCAGAGGATTGGGGAGCGGTTTTAATTCGGTTAGAGAACGGAGCCAGCGGGGTTTTCTATGTTTCACAAATAAGCGCAGGAAGAAAATGTTATTTGAATATCGAAATTGATGGATCAAACCAATCCTTTTATTGGAATCAGGAAGAAGGGGATCGAATGTGGATTGGGTATCGCAACCAACCGAATACCTATTTCATGAGAGATCCGAATCAGCTTGATCCAAAGTGTCGGGGTTATGTACTTGCACCAGGTGGGCATCCCGAGGGTTGGTTGGATAGCCTTAAAAACAGCTTGCTGGCTTATTATCGTGCAGTGCTTGATGCAAAAAACTCGATAAACAAAAAGCCTGATTATGCGACTTTTCAAGACGGTTATGATATTAGTTGTATCGTCGACGCAATTGTGGAAAGCCATCAAAAAGGAAAATGGGTAAAAATTGCCCGATAA
- a CDS encoding ATP-binding cassette domain-containing protein, with the protein MHEEPILKMKSISKKFGSVQALYQVDFELYPNEILGLLGDNGAGKSTLIKIISGVFTQDEGEIFIHGKSVTISDPAGAKELGIETVYQDLALATKLNIAENIFLGREKMKKFLKTPIQVLDKKKMETETRPLLERLRIALDPKLKVGTLSGGQRQATAIAKSVFWEAKIIIMDEPTAALGVAETAKVRQIILDLKKHGASVILISHNLEDVFSVADRAIVLRGGMRVGDRIIKNTTRDEIVKLMVSGEQKQENNNVQLNNVTS; encoded by the coding sequence ATGCATGAAGAACCCATTTTAAAAATGAAGAGTATTTCTAAAAAATTTGGATCAGTCCAAGCTTTATACCAGGTGGATTTTGAGCTCTATCCTAATGAAATACTTGGTTTATTGGGAGACAATGGTGCTGGTAAGTCAACCCTAATTAAAATTATTTCTGGAGTTTTTACCCAAGACGAAGGTGAAATATTTATTCATGGAAAATCAGTTACTATTTCTGACCCAGCTGGTGCAAAGGAGTTAGGTATTGAAACGGTTTATCAAGATCTAGCTCTGGCCACTAAGCTCAACATAGCTGAAAATATTTTCCTTGGTCGAGAGAAAATGAAGAAGTTTCTTAAAACGCCAATTCAGGTATTAGATAAAAAGAAAATGGAAACGGAAACGAGACCGCTATTAGAAAGATTACGAATTGCTTTGGATCCAAAGTTAAAAGTTGGAACCTTATCTGGAGGGCAACGCCAAGCGACTGCTATAGCAAAAAGTGTTTTTTGGGAAGCGAAAATTATCATCATGGATGAACCAACCGCTGCCTTAGGGGTTGCAGAAACTGCTAAGGTCCGTCAGATCATTTTAGATTTAAAAAAGCACGGTGCTTCTGTAATTCTCATAAGCCATAATCTTGAAGATGTATTTTCAGTTGCTGATCGTGCTATCGTTTTAAGAGGGGGGATGAGGGTTGGAGATCGAATCATTAAGAACACAACTCGCGATGAAATTGTTAAACTTATGGTTTCAGGTGAACAAAAGCAAGAAAATAATAATGTACAACTGAATAATGTGACGAGTTAA